The segment AGATTTCCACGACTCCATTAACGCCGTTACGGGCGAAATTAGATTCAACAAGGGGTTGGACTGGTCCCTCACATCGTGCCGCGTGAAAGACATTGTTCCTTGCGCTCCAATCTGGTAATGGAATGAGTGTCCACCGGAATTAACTCCAACAATGGCCGATGTGGGCACGCTGTTATTCTCTTGGTAATAGCTGCCATCATTGGACTCCTGCTTAACCCCTTTAGACAGGACATTGTTGGAGAACACATCAGGCTCATAGTTCCCATTCATAGAGGAGACAGGGGGTCCTAAGATACCAGAAAGACTGTATTCATCAATGTTATTCCTCAGGGACAAATAGGTGGTCTCGGATGCAGGGAAGAGACCAAGAGACGGTGACTGCTCACTGTAGGACTGTTGATTCATACATCCCTGATTTTTGTTTGGCTCACTCTTAATCTGTGTGATAAAGGGTGTGCTACTCACATTACATTTGGAGCTGCCTAAACACATGCTCCTGAAATCAGTTCCAGGTTCGTTCTTAATGTACTTAACCATGCCCATCTGGTCTAAGCCGACGTTGAACACCTCCCCGTCCACCATCTCTACTTTAGGGAACTCAAAGTTCTTGAAGTCTGGGTCTCTGGTCAGACCTGTCGCTTCTGGGCTATTAGTGTCATTCTGCACCAAACCCAGTCCCCCTGCAGGACTGGACACAGGAAACCCAGCGGAGGAGGGATTCTGTGGGCTGCTGACAGCCATAGTGCCCCCTGTGGCCGGACTGGAGATGGAGGGCCTTATTGTGTTGCAGTTGTTGGCGGTGCTGGTGCAGCTGCCACCTGTGGGGCTCGAGACAGATGACCTAATGTTACAGGTAGTGCTGCAGGACGGAGGTGACCTAACACTACTCATACTCTGGGGGCTGGAAATGGGGGACCTCATGACATTGAGCGGGCTGGTAAGAGGTGGTGATCCCACTGTGCTGGACTCAACAGGGCTACATGTGGCTGAATTCCTGTGCTTGATGTTGGCCAGTGTTGGGGCACAAGACGTCTGGCTGACAGGACTGCTGACGGACGAGCACATTGGTCCAAAGCATGTGGGGGGACTGGTAGTAGAAGACACCATATTGTTACTGCCCCCAGGGCTGGAGATGGAGCTGGAGGTCTGGGGACTGCAGGACAGAGAAGAGGCCAGCATAGTAGCTGAGCTAACAGGAGTCCCAGCAGTGCGTTCTCTGGGAGTGGTGCTGGGCTGCTGGAAACCAAATGGCTTTAACTTGGGACTCTTTGTGGAGCCACACTGATTCTCCTCTAGTGGCCGTCCACATACTGGATACATCTTCCCAGGGCTGCTACTACCCCCATGCTGGCTGAAAGCAAAGTCTGCCTCCCTGGCAGCATTCATATACAGCCCCATAGACTCAGCCACAGTCTTGGAAAGCTCCTTGGAGTCCATTTCCTGCTTATGACCATGGAGAGAGTTGTTGAAGTGTGGGAGAACAAATGGCTGGTTCTGGCTGAGCCGAAGCATTGGCTGCTCCTGTGTCTTTGCATTGTTGTCTTTGCAGTCAGTGGCTGGGCTTCCAGCAGGGCAGCTGACATTGACTATGTCCATCAGGATATCACTGCTAGTCAGATTTGAATCCTCTGTGCTGCAACAGTACTCCATAGTGCTAGGGACCTGAGACCATCTGTTTTCTGTATCATTCCCATCAAAGAAACTTTGGTATCTTTTGGTCTCCATTGCTGGCTCATTGATTCACCTGGCAAATGAGGCAAGAAATAACAAAATTAGAAACACTTTAAAAGAAACTTATAGTCCATCTACACACATATCAgtttaacattaatatttaagTGCCTGGTGTATTGAGGGTATTGGCCTTTAGGCAAAGATTAAAGATCTCATATGAGACTGGATTATATATTCAGGAATATGCTAGTCAGTCTTAGATTGTCtctagatttaaaaaatgatcctTTTGGTTTTAGATAGAGGCTGTAAATTAGGCTTCACTGGATATGACGCAAGCAGGTCGGCAAGCCAGAATGGCTGTGTGACATAGAAATGATACATAATAGATTGTATTAATTTTGTTATTCTAcagactttgtttttaaaaaatacagattataCTGAAAACTGTATGTATAGTATATCTGGAAAAAGTTCAAAGCAagtgtgtacagtatttccTCTCTCACAGATAAAGCTCCTTATCGCTGCACTACAGGGGATGTACAGTATGATAACTTGAGGGAAAAGTGCACTGTAAGGGTTAATGAGTCTACGTGACGTCGTCTGGgcttttttgtttaaatgccCACCTCTACTGCGCCTCTATTGGACAACTGAGCCAGATATCCACCAGCTTCATCAGGCCATTCATGGATTGGTTGGAAAGCTGTCACTCAATAGTTATTGCTCTTGCGGCCACAACAGTGCTGCGACATAACTTGTTGTTTTAACTGCCGTTATAGTagtgcaaaaacaacaaaaatactgGCAACtattacacaataaaaataacacattgcTATTATAAGGCATCGTTTTGGGTGAagtttcagtatttattttgcatgttaCGGTGCACTCTCTGAAGGGCTCTCAGCTCTGGAGCAGCCAAAGAAATCCGAGCTAAAGTTATTCAGGTTGCCTGCAAAATATCTCATGCACCGTATGTGCAGATCCTCAAAAATGagaataagaaataaaacagatgacaGCTCGATCATTTTTCTCAACAGTGTCTCCAGCTCCTACCGTGATTGTCCTGCCTCTGTAGGACATGCaactctctgcacatctctcCATTTTGCGGGTGCGCAGATTAAATACGAAAAGACGATTTTTAcagtattgttgttgttgaagttatttttttcctgtgttaaGTCGCATTTTGTGCAGCTTCTGGGAGGACAAAGGGGACTAAGTGCAATAGGAAGaacatataaataatttaagtcatatttttaGAAAGACTTTGACAGCTCCAGCACCTCTAGACAGGTGCGTACAGAAATATAAATCTGCTAATAATTCTGATTAAATTGTTGCTTCCTCTCCTGTTTGTACCTAAACTAATCAACTTCTCGGCGACTTTTATTATAAACAAGACACCAATGGTCCCGTTTAAAAGTTATAACATTTCTCTCCCACAGAAAACGGAGCAAGGATGCAAGTATTCAGTTATCAGACTCAACAGCGAGTAGTTGGCTTTCATTATCATCTCAGACCCAGTCCGAAATTATAAAATCTACAGGCAAACATTGAGCTCTGTCCTTCCTTACCTTAATTAATTACGACATTCAGAGTTGTCAGGTGGCTGTGTTGCTGGGCAGCGATAATCCAGAGGACGAAAAAAGACACGCCAAGCAAAGTCAATAAATATCAGCAAACGTGCGCTGTCTACTCTTTCCAATAGATAGTTTGCAGTTTGACAGCTAGACGCACTGGAGAAGTCTACTGCGTATTATCAGTGGTGATCGTCAACAGCGAGCCGCTGCTCCTGACAGGACGAACGACAGCGACGGGTCGGACGACAGCGGCAGACGATCTCACATTATGGCCGCAATTTTGCAGATTGCCGATTCTGGGCCCTAGATAAaaagagtaataaaaacaaacgaAGGAGTCGGTCGGACTTACAGTCAGAGCGACGTCATTCTGTGCACATGGACCCTCCTACTGCATCGAGTGCAACACAAACTctgaggaggggggaggaggggagacggaggggggagggaggggctCAGAGCGCAGGTAGACAGAGCCGTCTGGAAATAGGGCACCGTACTCCGAGCGGTGTTGTTTGAAATGAACTCTCAGGGTAACAGTGTGAAGcagtctttttttattattatttaaatacatatCCGCAAGTTTGTTACATCTTTCTTTTGATGGTGCATCGTCTGCCCTCTTCCCTTATCGAGCTTTAgctcctctattttttttcacCTTCCCTTATAGTGCCACTTCTGAAAAGgtttcctgtaaaaaaaacctttccGTAAGAGCTCGCGCATATGCACGCGCACCCACAATTAAAATATGAGGGGAGAGCAGCAGCCCTCCCAGCTTCACTTTACAGTTAACATGGAGCTCATAAAATCCGGCAGATATTGAGTGGAGACTCATCCTACTGTAAATCAAGTTGCCCTGTAACACTATAACGGCTGCTTCCACTAGGTGGAGCAATATTTCTATTGCTGTGCAAAAAGCAAGTGGTCACTCCTTTGATTCAGCCATGTCAAAGTGtgacaaaaataatcttttttacAACTCTTACACAATAGAACTTCattcagatgtgtttttctttctttttggtcAGCCAAACTACACACTCTGAGCACAGATGTCTTGAGTTCATGAACAATCAACTGCTTTCATGAATAAGTAAACTGATTTTGAGAGAAGTCACACAGAAGGCATGAAATGTTATGGCTTATATGTAGGTAgacattttggggttttggttTCAAAAACTGAAGCAACATTATTACACATGACATCATTACAGATATTCAAGCATGCCTAAAAGTGAAAATGCACCACTAAATATAGTTTCGAATTCAGTAATAATGTGTGAAAGAGATGTGTAGCCCCTTGAAAAGCTATCAGACACAGTCATGTTggcatactgtactgtactgcactgtactTAGATTAAATTACATCAGTATAGCTCACTGATAATGTCCTTTGGCACATTTATGAGAAAGTAAGATGTCCGTGTTTATCTGTGACGCCACCATCAAAAATATGATTGTGACTCTATCATTTGGATTAAGCTGTTATTTGCATTTTACTGACGCTGTCTCACGCATTGGTGTGAGCATAGACTTTGGTTTTACTCCAGCAACATCCAATAATCAGTTTAATCTCTGGAGTTGTCAGTCAGTCGAGTCACATTTTGTGGTGTTTCACGTGGCTGCATAAAAGTGTGCATGTAGGATTTAGGCTTTCAGAGCAGCTCTCTgtagtttgaatgttttttttttcaatgcttGCCTGGGTTCTTCAAGCCAGCCTGTAGCCATTACCCAAgcgaagcagcagcagctagaTTAGACAAAGCCATCCAAGCAACACTGCCCACCTCCCTGATCTGCCTGTTAATCACCCATGAATGGGGACCTGCTTCAGAAAAAGCAGGAGAATTGAGATATAACCAACGTTTTCCTCCCCCATTCATGCAGCTCCCACTTGTCCATTGCACATAATGGGTGCCAGTCAAACACATCATGAGCAAATCTAATTTAGCTTCGCATCACAGATTTTTCCACAGTGACAGAGTTATAAGAATTTGCAGACTGACAGCAAAGCACAGCTGATATGAAATCAGTCATAATTGGCTCCCTCATTGGTAAAAATTGAAGGCAGCTCCATTGAATCTCACTGAGCTTTCAAGCACCATCGTTTTAGTCAAATCAGTGATAATCACACTAAGCCTGAAAACATTGTACATACATTGGTGCTAAAAATAGCCTTCTTTTAAGGGGGGAAAGGAGGAAAATCCTTTCGGATGAGT is part of the Thunnus albacares chromosome 3, fThuAlb1.1, whole genome shotgun sequence genome and harbors:
- the nr3c2 gene encoding mineralocorticoid receptor — translated: METKRYQSFFDGNDTENRWSQVPSTMEYCCSTEDSNLTSSDILMDIVNVSCPAGSPATDCKDNNAKTQEQPMLRLSQNQPFVLPHFNNSLHGHKQEMDSKELSKTVAESMGLYMNAAREADFAFSQHGGSSSPGKMYPVCGRPLEENQCGSTKSPKLKPFGFQQPSTTPRERTAGTPVSSATMLASSLSCSPQTSSSISSPGGSNNMVSSTTSPPTCFGPMCSSVSSPVSQTSCAPTLANIKHRNSATCSPVESSTVGSPPLTSPLNVMRSPISSPQSMSSVRSPPSCSTTCNIRSSVSSPTGGSCTSTANNCNTIRPSISSPATGGTMAVSSPQNPSSAGFPVSSPAGGLGLVQNDTNSPEATGLTRDPDFKNFEFPKVEMVDGEVFNVGLDQMGMVKYIKNEPGTDFRSMCLGSSKCNVSSTPFITQIKSEPNKNQGCMNQQSYSEQSPSLGLFPASETTYLSLRNNIDEYSLSGILGPPVSSMNGNYEPDVFSNNVLSKGVKQESNDGSYYQENNSVPTSAIVGVNSGGHSFHYQIGAQGTMSFTRHDVRDQSNPLLNLISPVTALMESWKSRPGMSQGSLSARGEGYPGQNSLTDGMSSSPLRQPSSTAKVCLVCGDEASGCHYGVVTCGSCKVFFKRAVEGQHNYLCAGRNDCIIDKIRRKNCPACRVRKCLQAGMNLGARKSKKLGKLKGVSEDLQGSKDGQTATGGVGGSYLSSEKELNASAANALVPHGPGVVTPFLPPSICSVLELIEPEEVYSGFDNTLPDSTDHLLSSLNRLAGKQMVRLVKWAKVLPGFRGLPIEDQITLIQYSWMCLSSFCLSWRSYKHTNGQMLYFAPDLIFNEDRMQQSAMYDLCLGMRQVSQEFVRLQLTYDEFLSMKVLLLLSTVPKEGLKNQAEFEEMRVNYIKELRRSVGKATNNSGQTWQRFFQLTKLLDAMHDLVGNLLDFCFYTFRESQALKVEFPDMLVEIISDQIPKVESGLTHTIYFHKK